From the Conger conger chromosome 14, fConCon1.1, whole genome shotgun sequence genome, one window contains:
- the LOC133109457 gene encoding odorant receptor 131-2-like, translated as MNISADSGMQKNTSFSMLRVRDTFQIVVTKNIIVVILCISINYINGTLVHTFFRHEIFKENPRYILFIHLVLNDMIQLIISTWLHVISYIFFKVNVSFCCFLLIIAIFTTLNTPLNLAGMAFECYIAVCNPLRHTQICTVSRTYILIGIIWAMGATSILPDLFVLLATESNEFFLSTIFCHRDQLFHHAFMKKKRDISHAICLSFVWLILVFTYFKILFAAKAVNTDARKARNTILLHAAQLLLCMFTYIGPPLQSLIMYISPYNISDKRFLIYLIIHILPRFLSPILYGLRDKSFRKYFTRYFLCNVKVVSPTL; from the coding sequence ATGAACATCTCAGCAGACAGCGGCATGCAAAAGAACACGTCCTTCTCCATGTTGAGGGTCCGGGACACATTTCAGATTGTTGTGACCAAGAACATCATTGTGGTGATACTCTGCATCTCCATCAACTACATCAATGGTACCTTAGTCCACACCTTCTTCAGGCATGAGATCTTCAAAGAGAACCCACGTTACATCCTCTTCATCCATCTGGTCCTCAATGACATGATCCAGTTGATCATTAGTACTTGGCTACATGTGATCAGCTACATCTTTTTCAAAGTCAATGTCTCATTCTGCTGCTTCCTCCTGATAATCGCCATcttcacaacactcaacaccccGCTGAACCTGGCTGGCATGGCCTTTGAGTGCTATATCGCTGTCTGCAACCCACTGCGCCACACCCAGATCTGCACCGTGAGTAGGACCTACATCCTCATCGGCATCATCTGGGCCATGGGGGCCACTTCCATCCTGCCAGACCTGTTTGTACTCCTGGCGACAGAGTCCAATGAGTTCTTCCTGTCCACCATTTTCTGCCACCGGGACCAGCTGTTCCACCATGCTTTCATGAAGAAGAAGAGGGACATCTCCCATGCCATTTGTCTGTCGTTTGTCTGGTTAATCCTAGTCTTCACTTACTTTAAGATCCTGTTTGCCGCCAAGGCTGTGAACACAGATGCCAGGAAAGCACGCAACACCATCCTCCTGCATGCTGCACAGCTCCTCTTGTGCATGTTCACCTATATAGGTCCTCCTTTACAGAGCTTGATCATGTACATTTCTCCCTATAATATATCAGATAAGCGATTCCTCATCTATCtcataattcatattttgcCAAGATTTCTCAGCCCCATTTTATACGGCCTCAGAGACAAATCCTTCCGGAAGTATTTCACGAGGTACTTTTTGTGTAATGTGAAAGTAGTAAGCCCCACACTTTAG